From one Zhongshania sp. R06B22 genomic stretch:
- a CDS encoding YceI family protein, translated as MKKLIYAFVLSLPLSGLNALELNNDLSVLNFVTVKNDTVAELMTFESLSGTIDEETGDAELSVDLNSIASGINIRNKRMREFLFEIDTFPVAIFTTSVKKAKLKDMVVGEQKSLELKGKLALHGQTAPLEFNVIVTKRADNSYHAVTTSPAFISANSFDLAPGVDKLRSLAGLTNIDLVVPVTFSVVFQ; from the coding sequence TGAATGCTCTAGAATTAAACAATGATTTATCGGTATTGAATTTTGTTACAGTGAAGAATGATACTGTTGCCGAGCTAATGACTTTTGAATCGCTTAGCGGGACCATCGATGAAGAAACCGGCGACGCAGAATTGAGTGTCGATCTAAATAGTATTGCGAGTGGAATTAATATTCGTAACAAACGCATGCGCGAATTTCTATTTGAGATTGATACCTTTCCAGTTGCAATTTTCACCACATCTGTAAAGAAGGCAAAGTTGAAAGACATGGTGGTTGGTGAGCAAAAGTCTCTCGAATTGAAAGGCAAGCTCGCGCTACACGGACAAACAGCGCCACTTGAATTTAACGTCATAGTTACCAAGCGTGCGGATAACAGTTATCACGCTGTAACGACTTCGCCGGCCTTTATTAGCGCCAACAGTTTCGATCTTGCCCCCGGTGTTGATAAACTTCGCAGTTTGGCAGGCTTAACGAATATCGACCTTGTTGTGCCAGTGACGTTCTCGGTGGTTTTCCAGTAA